A segment of the Gossypium hirsutum isolate 1008001.06 chromosome D10, Gossypium_hirsutum_v2.1, whole genome shotgun sequence genome:
AATTTTTTCTGTTACTAAGTTTGAATAATTCTCCTTGACTTTAGGAGATTAGATTTTTGATTTGTTTGCTATTTTGTTACCAAATTTTTAGCAGATTTTTAgaactttttttctatttttagcttgAACTTTTGTATTTAAATAGTTGAGGTGCAAATCAATTAACATATTCCAGTCTTCAATTATTTTTCTACTTAAAACTTCCCGTCTCTTCTTTCTGCTTCAAATCTCTCGATCAACCATCAAAGTTCGAGTTCTAAAcaccaacaaattggtatcagagctattttCTTGAGGGATTTGTGAGGTTATTTGCGTGTTAAAATGGAAGGAGGGTCCAGTTTTTCAGTTGCTGCACCACCAGTCTTCGATGGAGACAATTACCAGATGTGGGCAGTTCGCATGCATACACTTACCTAGAGGCTTTAGATCTTTAGGAACCTGTAGAAGAGGATTACAAGGTCCCACCTCTTCCAACAAATCCTACTATGGCACAGATTAAAGCACAAAAGGAAAAGAagacaaggaaatcaaaggcaaaAGCTTGCTTATTTGCAGCTGTGTCTCAAATGATTTTCACACGAATAATGTCTCTGAAATCAGCAAAGGAAATCTGGGATTACCTCAAGGCTGAATATGAAGGAGATGAGAGGATTCGTGGAATGAAAGTTCTTAATCTAATCAGGGATTTCGAGTTGCAGAAGATGAAGGAGTCTGAGTCAGTGAAAGAATATTCTGACAGACTTCTCAGCATTGCCAACAAGGTGAGATTGCTTGGTTCTGAGTTGAACGACTCTATAATCGTAGAAAAGCTGCTGGTCACTGTTCCAGAGAAGTTTGAAGCCACCATTACTACTCTGGAGAACACCAAGGACCTGTCAAAGATCTCTCTTGTTGAGCTCTTGAATGCTTTACAAGCACAAGAGCAAAGAACATCCATGAGGCAAGAGGGAGTGATAGAAGGGGCCTTACCTGCCAAGCATCAAGACAACAACAggtataaaaagaagaaaaattttaagaACCAGTCGACGAGTGGAGAAAATTCATCAGGCAATTATCAGAAGAGCAAAAGAGGAGGTGTCAAGAAATCCTACCCACCTTGTCACCATTGTGAGAAGAAAGGTCATCCACCATTCAAATGTTGGAAAAGACCTGACGCCAAATGCTCCAAATGCAACCAACTTGGACATGAAGCGGTGATTTGCAAGGTCAAAGGCTAGGTGCAAGAAGTAGATGCACAGGTAGCTGAtcaagaagaagaagatcaatTGTTCGTGGTTACTTGTTTCTCAGGCAGAGAATCAAGTGAGAGTTGGTTGATTGATAGTGGGTGCACAAATCACATGACGTATGACAAGGAGCTCTTCAAGGAATTGAGAAACACTGAAGTCAAAAGAGTCAAGATTGGAAATGGTGAGTACTTGGAAGTCAGGGGAAAAGGCACAATAGCTATTACAAGCTATGAAGGTACAAAATTCATTTCAGATGTTTTGTTCGtacctaaaattgatcaaaatctCTTAAGTGTTGGTCAGTTACTGGATAAAGGCTATAAAGTGCTATTTGAGAATAAGCAGTGCTTAATCAGAGATGCTAATGGCAGAGACTTGTTCAATGTCAAAATGAAGGGAAAAATTTTTGCTCTTAATCCAATGGAAAATGAGCAAGTGGCTTTTAAATCCAGAGTTAGTGCTACTGAGACTTGGCACAAGAGACTTGGGCACTTTCACCATCGGGGATTGCTTCAAATGCAGTCGAAGAAGCTGGTGGAAGGACTTACAGACATTGATGATAATCTACCTCATTGTCGAGCTTGCAAATTTGGGAAACAACATAGACAACCCTTTCCTAAACAAGCCTAGAGAGCATCGAAGAAGTTACAGCTTGTTCATACTAATCTTTGTGGCCCTCAGAGAACGCCTTCATTAAATGGTAACCTCTATTACATAGCCTTTATCGATGATCTAACAAGAATGTGTTGGATTTTTTTGTTGAAGCAAAAATCAGAAGTTGCTAGTGTGTTCTAGAAATTCAAAGCTAGAATTGAGAATGAAAGTGGATGCATGATTCAGATTTTAAGATCTGATAATGGCAAGGAGTACACTTCAGAAACCTTTAATAGGATTTGTGAAGAGGCTGGAATTGAGCATCAGTTGACAGCGCCATAcactccacaacaaaatggagtcaGT
Coding sequences within it:
- the LOC121222361 gene encoding uncharacterized protein, whose protein sequence is MAQIKAQKEKKTRKSKAKACLFAAVSQMIFTRIMSLKSAKEIWDYLKAEYEGDERIRGMKVLNLIRDFELQKMKESESVKEYSDRLLSIANKVRLLGSELNDSIIVEKLLVTVPEKFEATITTLENTKDLSKISLVELLNALQAQEQRTSMRQEGVIEGALPAKHQDNNRYKKKKNFKNQSTSGENSSGNYQKSKRGGVKKSYPPCHHCEKKGHPPFKCWKRPDAKCSKCNQLGHEAVICKVKG